A region of Rhizorhabdus wittichii RW1 DNA encodes the following proteins:
- a CDS encoding protein of unknown function DUF736 (PFAM: protein of unknown function DUF736), which yields MTASGFASAAHGRNGLRQRFFPLRLRRIPRGAKKRTRRRPPRMLRAFGCVRGSPGPSQAIEAALGRARGSQGDFIMATIGNFKKTANDEFVGEIVTLSVQAKGVRIVPDSNPASENAPSHRVMVGRAEIGAAWTKRSNEGRDYLGLKLDDPSFTAPIYANLFDDEDGETFNLIWSRPSRRNGD from the coding sequence ATGACCGCGTCCGGCTTCGCCTCTGCCGCTCATGGCCGCAACGGCTTGCGGCAACGCTTTTTTCCCCTGCGGCTTCGCCGCATTCCGCGCGGAGCAAAAAAGCGCACCCGCCGCCGTCCTCCGCGGATGCTCCGGGCCTTCGGCTGCGTCCGCGGCAGCCCCGGTCCTTCCCAAGCCATCGAGGCCGCACTCGGGCGGGCTCGAGGATCACAAGGAGACTTCATCATGGCCACCATCGGTAACTTCAAGAAGACCGCCAACGACGAATTCGTCGGTGAGATCGTCACCCTCTCCGTCCAGGCCAAGGGCGTGCGGATCGTTCCGGACAGCAACCCGGCCAGCGAGAACGCACCCTCCCATCGGGTGATGGTGGGTCGCGCGGAAATCGGCGCGGCGTGGACCAAGCGCTCGAACGAAGGCCGCGATTATCTCGGCCTCAAGCTCGACGATCCGAGCTTCACCGCCCCGATCTACGCCAACCTCTTCGACGACGAGGACGGCGAGACCTTCAACCTCATCTGGTCGCGTCCCTCCCGGCGCAATGGCGACTGA